A single genomic interval of Bradyrhizobium sp. sBnM-33 harbors:
- a CDS encoding ABC transporter ATP-binding protein, which translates to MSIPKAATTTEAAAPFLSVNNIEVVYDHVILVLKGVSLDVPRGGIVALLGANGAGKTTTLKAISNLLHSERGEVTKGSILFDGVEVQSLSPNDLVRRGCIQVMEGRRCFAHLTIEENLLTGAFTRVDGKSAIAEDLERVYAYFPRLRERRGSTAGYTSGGEQQMCAIGRALMSRPKMILLDEPSMGLAPQIVEEIFEIVKDLNVRENVTFLLAEQNTNMALKYARHGYILENGRVVMDGEPRALAANEDVKEFYLGIAGDKRKSFRDVKHYKRRKRWLA; encoded by the coding sequence GTGTCAATTCCCAAGGCCGCCACGACGACAGAAGCGGCGGCGCCGTTCCTGTCGGTCAACAATATCGAGGTCGTGTACGATCACGTCATCCTGGTATTGAAGGGCGTATCGCTGGATGTGCCGCGGGGCGGAATCGTCGCACTTCTCGGCGCTAATGGTGCGGGCAAGACAACGACTCTGAAGGCGATTTCCAATCTGCTACATTCAGAGCGGGGCGAGGTCACCAAGGGCTCAATCCTGTTTGACGGTGTCGAAGTGCAGTCGCTGTCGCCAAACGATCTAGTGCGGCGCGGCTGCATTCAGGTGATGGAGGGGCGGCGCTGCTTCGCCCACCTCACTATCGAAGAAAATCTCCTGACCGGCGCATTCACGCGCGTGGACGGCAAGTCCGCGATCGCGGAGGATCTCGAGCGGGTCTATGCCTATTTTCCCCGTCTCAGGGAGCGACGCGGTTCCACCGCGGGCTATACGTCGGGTGGCGAACAGCAGATGTGCGCAATCGGCCGTGCGCTGATGTCGCGCCCGAAGATGATCCTGCTCGACGAGCCATCGATGGGCCTCGCTCCGCAGATCGTCGAAGAGATCTTCGAGATCGTCAAGGATCTCAATGTCCGGGAAAATGTTACTTTCCTGCTCGCCGAGCAGAACACCAATATGGCGCTCAAATACGCCAGACACGGATACATCCTCGAAAATGGGCGCGTAGTGATGGACGGCGAGCCGCGGGCGCTCGCCGCAAATGAGGATGTCAAGGAATTCTATCTTGGCATCGCCGGGGACAAGCGCAAATCATTCCGCGATGTGAAGCACTACAAGCGACGCAAGCGCTGGCTCGCTTAG
- a CDS encoding ABC transporter substrate-binding protein, producing MNGVPYANGVADYYNLVNERDGGINGVKILFEECETGYATDKGVECYERLKGKGPTGAAFVNPLSTGITFALTEKTTTDKIPIITMGYGRADSKNGAVFAYNFPLLGTYWSAADIAIQHIAKEVGGFDKLKGKKISLLYHDSPYGKEPIPMLQLLAKKHGFEFAPIPVTHPGVEQKSQWLSIRQNRPDYVLVWGWGVMNGTAVKEAAAVAYPRDKMIGVWWSGAEPDVQPAGDQAVGYKALMLQHGAGKFPVHADIEKYVYAKGKGASEPGKIGEVLYNRGMVNAMLGVEAIRKAQEKFGKKPLTGEQVRWGLENLNLSEARLKELGFEGMLKPIKISCSDHEGARDGRVQQWDGKGWKVISDWYTANQSETEPLVEEVSAKYAADKKIQPRDCSKES from the coding sequence GTGAATGGCGTGCCGTACGCAAATGGCGTGGCCGACTACTACAACCTTGTCAACGAGCGCGACGGCGGCATCAACGGCGTCAAGATCTTGTTCGAGGAATGCGAAACGGGCTACGCCACCGACAAGGGCGTCGAATGTTACGAGCGTCTCAAAGGCAAGGGGCCGACCGGCGCGGCCTTCGTCAATCCGCTCTCGACCGGGATTACCTTCGCCCTGACCGAAAAGACCACGACTGACAAGATCCCGATCATTACGATGGGTTACGGTCGCGCCGATTCCAAGAACGGCGCCGTGTTCGCCTACAATTTCCCGCTGCTCGGCACGTACTGGTCCGCGGCCGATATCGCGATCCAGCACATCGCCAAGGAGGTGGGCGGCTTCGACAAGCTGAAAGGCAAGAAGATCTCGCTGCTCTATCACGACAGCCCCTACGGCAAGGAACCGATTCCGATGCTGCAGTTGCTGGCAAAGAAGCACGGCTTTGAGTTCGCGCCGATCCCGGTCACGCACCCCGGCGTCGAACAGAAGTCGCAATGGCTGTCGATCCGCCAGAACCGGCCGGATTATGTCTTGGTCTGGGGCTGGGGCGTCATGAATGGGACGGCAGTCAAGGAAGCTGCGGCCGTTGCCTATCCGCGCGACAAGATGATCGGTGTTTGGTGGTCGGGCGCAGAGCCGGATGTGCAGCCCGCAGGCGATCAAGCCGTCGGCTACAAGGCGCTGATGCTTCAGCATGGTGCGGGCAAATTCCCCGTGCATGCTGACATCGAGAAGTACGTCTATGCAAAGGGCAAGGGCGCGTCGGAGCCTGGCAAGATCGGCGAGGTTCTCTACAACCGCGGCATGGTGAACGCCATGCTCGGGGTGGAAGCGATCCGCAAGGCGCAGGAAAAGTTCGGCAAGAAGCCGCTGACGGGCGAGCAGGTCCGTTGGGGTCTTGAGAACCTCAACCTCTCGGAAGCGCGCCTCAAGGAGCTCGGTTTCGAGGGCATGTTGAAGCCGATCAAGATTTCCTGCTCCGATCACGAGGGTGCGCGGGACGGGCGCGTGCAACAGTGGGACGGCAAGGGCTGGAAGGTCATATCCGACTGGTACACGGCCAACCAATCCGAGACCGAACCGCTCGTTGAAGAGGTTTCCGCGAAGTATGCCGCGGACAAGAAGATTCAGCCTCGCGACTGCTCGAAAGAGAGCTGA
- a CDS encoding branched-chain amino acid ABC transporter permease, producing MLYREAGQFKTTYAEDMAVFPIRQDRIALVILLGIAFVGVPLLADFDIWPFGTDYLLRAILLPFLILALAAIGVNILVGYCGQITLGSGAFMAIGAYSAYKLATGVHIPIAWFDFAISIPPLPVLPSILLGGLTTAVVGILFGIPSLRIKGLYLAVATLAAQFFFDWVFLRVAWFTNYAPSGSVNAPTLDFFGLNVGTPIERYLLCLIFVTVFAILAKNLVRGNLGRQWMAIRDMDIAAELIGIRPLYAKLTAFGVSSFIIGVAGALWAFVYLGSWEPLAFSIERSLQLLFMVIIGGLGSIMGSFIGAAFILILPIMLNLLPTQLGVPLSTETITHLEFIIFGSLICYLLIKEPHGFARLISIGKEKLRLWPFPY from the coding sequence GTGCTTTATCGCGAGGCAGGCCAATTCAAGACGACCTACGCGGAGGATATGGCGGTCTTCCCGATCCGCCAGGACCGCATAGCGCTCGTCATCTTGCTCGGTATCGCCTTCGTAGGCGTGCCGCTGCTGGCCGACTTCGACATTTGGCCGTTCGGCACCGACTATCTGCTTCGCGCCATTCTGCTGCCCTTCCTGATCCTCGCGCTCGCTGCAATCGGCGTGAACATCCTTGTCGGCTATTGCGGCCAGATCACGCTCGGCAGCGGTGCATTCATGGCCATCGGCGCCTACTCTGCTTACAAGCTGGCGACCGGCGTTCATATTCCGATCGCCTGGTTTGACTTCGCGATTTCGATCCCGCCGCTGCCTGTGCTGCCATCCATTTTGCTCGGCGGACTCACGACGGCGGTTGTCGGCATCCTCTTTGGCATTCCCAGTTTGCGGATCAAGGGCCTCTATCTGGCGGTTGCAACACTCGCAGCGCAGTTCTTCTTCGACTGGGTGTTCCTGCGGGTGGCGTGGTTCACCAATTATGCGCCGTCAGGATCCGTCAATGCACCGACACTGGATTTCTTCGGTCTGAACGTGGGCACGCCGATTGAGCGATATCTGCTGTGCCTGATCTTCGTAACTGTATTCGCGATTCTGGCGAAGAACCTCGTTCGCGGCAATCTCGGCAGACAATGGATGGCAATCCGCGACATGGACATAGCTGCGGAGCTCATCGGCATCCGGCCACTCTACGCGAAGCTTACAGCTTTCGGGGTCTCTTCATTTATCATCGGCGTAGCGGGCGCACTTTGGGCGTTCGTCTATCTGGGCTCGTGGGAGCCGCTCGCCTTCTCGATCGAGCGTTCGCTGCAGCTTCTGTTCATGGTGATCATCGGCGGGTTGGGTTCGATCATGGGGTCATTCATCGGTGCGGCCTTTATCCTGATCCTGCCCATCATGCTGAACCTGCTTCCAACCCAGCTCGGTGTGCCGCTGTCGACAGAGACGATTACTCATCTGGAATTCATCATCTTTGGATCGTTGATCTGCTATCTTCTCATTAAGGAGCCACATGGGTTTGCCCGGCTCATATCGATCGGCAAGGAGAAGCTCAGATTGTGGCCGTTTCCCTACTGA
- a CDS encoding branched-chain amino acid ABC transporter permease → MSGVLYSLVALGFVLIFKASGVFNFAQGAMVLLAGLALVRSLDLLVANGFPLWVAIVLGIGFAAVIMAITAWLIERFVIGPLVNQDGLTLFMSTIGVTFVLEGAAQMIFGSDVYPLRLFPTDVWLLFEGHFPGGILVNQLDVWGGFIAGILVAGLAIFFQRTKTGRALRAVADDHMAAQSVGIPIGWIWFVVWLVAGLVALVAATVWGTKLGVQFSITFLALKALPVLIIGGLTSVPGAIVGGLIVGAGEKLAEVFLGSHIGGGIEYWFAYVLALAVLLVRPQGLFGERIIERI, encoded by the coding sequence ATGTCTGGCGTCCTGTATTCGCTGGTCGCGCTCGGCTTCGTGTTGATCTTCAAGGCATCCGGCGTCTTTAATTTTGCGCAAGGCGCAATGGTGTTGCTCGCCGGGCTGGCGCTGGTTCGTTCGCTCGATCTCCTCGTGGCGAACGGCTTCCCGCTTTGGGTTGCGATCGTCCTCGGCATCGGCTTTGCCGCGGTGATCATGGCGATAACGGCCTGGCTGATCGAGCGGTTCGTGATCGGACCTCTCGTCAATCAGGATGGCCTCACATTGTTCATGTCCACCATTGGCGTGACATTCGTCCTTGAGGGTGCGGCGCAGATGATCTTCGGTTCCGATGTTTACCCGTTGCGGCTGTTCCCGACGGACGTCTGGCTCCTGTTCGAAGGTCACTTTCCGGGTGGGATTCTGGTCAACCAGCTGGATGTCTGGGGCGGGTTTATCGCCGGCATTCTGGTCGCGGGTCTCGCGATCTTCTTCCAGCGTACCAAAACCGGTCGCGCGCTCAGGGCGGTTGCCGATGACCACATGGCGGCGCAGTCGGTCGGGATTCCAATCGGCTGGATCTGGTTTGTCGTCTGGCTTGTTGCCGGTCTCGTTGCGCTGGTTGCTGCGACCGTGTGGGGTACTAAGCTGGGTGTACAGTTCTCGATCACGTTTCTCGCGCTGAAGGCCTTGCCGGTTCTGATCATTGGGGGCCTTACCTCGGTTCCAGGAGCGATCGTCGGCGGGCTTATCGTAGGTGCGGGCGAGAAGCTCGCCGAGGTGTTCTTGGGCTCACATATTGGTGGCGGTATCGAATATTGGTTCGCCTATGTGCTGGCGTTGGCGGTGCTGCTCGTGCGTCCGCAGGGGCTGTTCGGCGAGCGCATCATCGAGCGCATCTGA
- a CDS encoding ABC transporter ATP-binding protein encodes MRMPDTSEILLQVEGVSLAFGGVKALRDVSLDIRRGEIRAIIGPNGAGKTSMLNVINGFYHPNCGAITFKGRTRAQMQPFEASRGGIARTFQNVALFKGMSALDNIMAGRTLKMRRGLLWQMLRYGPALAEEIEHRHRVEEIIDFLEIEPIRKVPVARLPYGLQKRVELGRALAMEPDLLLLDEPMAGMNLEEKKDMSRFIIDVNDYYGTTIALIEHDMAVVMDLSHRVVVLDHGVKIADGTPDEVKKDQGVIDAYLGIAH; translated from the coding sequence ATGAGGATGCCGGACACGAGCGAAATCCTGCTTCAGGTCGAGGGGGTATCGCTGGCGTTTGGCGGCGTGAAAGCGCTGAGGGATGTTTCGCTTGACATCAGGAGAGGTGAAATTCGTGCCATCATCGGACCGAATGGCGCCGGAAAGACTTCGATGCTTAACGTCATCAACGGCTTCTATCATCCCAATTGCGGTGCCATCACCTTCAAGGGACGAACCCGCGCCCAGATGCAGCCGTTCGAGGCGTCCCGTGGCGGCATTGCGCGCACCTTTCAAAACGTCGCCCTGTTCAAGGGAATGAGCGCGCTCGACAATATCATGGCTGGCCGCACATTGAAGATGCGGCGGGGCCTGCTGTGGCAGATGCTGCGCTACGGCCCTGCGCTGGCGGAGGAGATCGAGCATCGGCACCGGGTCGAAGAGATCATCGATTTTCTGGAGATCGAACCGATCCGCAAGGTGCCGGTCGCGCGCTTGCCATACGGCCTGCAGAAACGCGTCGAACTCGGCCGCGCGCTTGCGATGGAGCCCGATCTCCTTCTGCTTGACGAGCCGATGGCAGGCATGAACCTCGAAGAGAAGAAGGACATGTCGCGGTTCATCATCGACGTGAACGATTATTACGGCACGACCATCGCGCTGATCGAGCACGACATGGCTGTGGTGATGGATCTCTCCCATCGCGTGGTGGTGCTCGATCATGGCGTGAAGATCGCCGACGGAACGCCGGATGAGGTCAAAAAGGATCAGGGCGTCATCGACGCCTATCTCGGCATCGCGCACTAG
- a CDS encoding AMP-binding protein, translated as MAGGGPFDTFPKLLLRNAAKFGNRPAFRHKDLGIWQTWNWTEVAGIVRAYAAGLQRIGLQPGDTIAIVGSNRPKLYWTIMAAQALRAIPVPVYSDAVADELAYVLAHADVNFVAAQDQEQVDKILSVSDRVPHLRKIVYDEPRGLRDYDHSRLIAIHDVIEDGRAALAGNAALGEQIDEIIRQGEGSDVSIILYTSGTTGASKGVMLSARGCIDAATDTVRFDRLTENDVALAYLPLAWVGDHYLNYAQGLAAGFCMACPESGETVEQDLREIGPTFYFAPPRVFENMLTRVMIRMEDAAPIKRRMFDYFLRIARRHGESILTGKPVPVSGRLLYALGRLILYEPLKNVLGLSRVRVAYTAGEAIGPDLFAFYRSIGLNLKQLYGQTEAFLYVTCQPDGEIYSDTVGPAAPNVDLRIAESGEVQFRSPGMFVRYFKDQAKTAETLTPDGYVKTGDAGFFDEKTGHLKIIDRAKDVGRLADGTIFAPKYLENKLKFFPSIKEAVAFGDSREFVCAILNIDLTAVGSWAERNNIAYGSYQELAGHPLVYDLVANSVEEVNRSLAEEKVMAGAQIRRFLILHKELDADDGELTRTQKVRRGFIAERYAPLVAALYDGSHEAEISTEVTFEDGRKGVIAARVKIRDVPAIGATEPLGRAA; from the coding sequence ATGGCCGGTGGCGGACCGTTTGATACGTTCCCCAAGTTGCTACTGCGAAACGCCGCGAAGTTTGGCAACCGTCCGGCGTTTCGGCATAAGGATCTTGGCATCTGGCAGACGTGGAATTGGACCGAGGTCGCCGGGATCGTACGTGCCTATGCCGCGGGTTTGCAGCGGATAGGTTTGCAGCCAGGCGACACGATCGCCATCGTCGGCTCCAACCGGCCGAAGCTCTATTGGACCATAATGGCAGCGCAGGCGCTGCGTGCGATTCCGGTTCCGGTCTATTCGGATGCGGTGGCTGACGAGCTTGCCTATGTCCTTGCCCACGCGGACGTGAACTTTGTTGCAGCGCAGGATCAGGAGCAGGTCGACAAGATTTTGTCCGTATCCGACCGGGTGCCGCATCTTCGGAAGATTGTTTACGATGAACCGCGTGGACTCCGCGACTACGATCACAGCCGGCTGATCGCAATCCATGATGTCATCGAAGACGGCCGGGCCGCGCTTGCGGGCAATGCTGCGCTTGGCGAGCAGATCGATGAAATCATCCGTCAGGGTGAAGGTTCTGACGTCTCGATCATCCTCTATACCTCGGGAACAACCGGCGCGTCGAAGGGCGTCATGCTGTCGGCGCGAGGGTGCATCGACGCTGCAACGGATACTGTCAGGTTCGACAGGTTGACCGAGAACGACGTGGCACTTGCTTATCTGCCGCTCGCCTGGGTGGGAGATCATTACCTCAACTATGCACAGGGCCTTGCCGCCGGTTTCTGCATGGCGTGTCCCGAGAGCGGTGAGACGGTCGAGCAGGATTTGCGCGAGATCGGACCAACCTTCTATTTCGCTCCGCCGCGGGTTTTCGAAAACATGCTGACGCGGGTGATGATCCGCATGGAGGATGCTGCGCCAATCAAGCGGCGTATGTTCGACTACTTCCTCCGCATTGCGCGACGGCATGGCGAATCGATTTTGACCGGAAAGCCGGTGCCGGTGTCAGGCCGGCTACTCTATGCGCTCGGACGCTTGATACTCTACGAGCCCCTTAAAAACGTTCTCGGCCTGTCTCGCGTGCGCGTTGCCTATACTGCAGGTGAGGCCATTGGTCCGGATCTTTTCGCGTTTTACCGCTCGATCGGATTGAACCTGAAGCAGCTCTACGGTCAGACTGAAGCGTTCCTCTACGTCACGTGTCAGCCTGACGGGGAGATCTACTCCGATACTGTTGGGCCGGCGGCGCCGAACGTCGACCTTCGCATTGCGGAATCAGGCGAGGTGCAATTCCGTTCACCCGGCATGTTTGTCCGATATTTCAAGGATCAGGCGAAAACTGCGGAGACCCTGACGCCTGACGGTTACGTCAAGACCGGTGATGCCGGCTTCTTCGACGAGAAGACGGGACATCTGAAGATCATCGATCGCGCAAAGGATGTGGGCCGGCTGGCCGACGGAACGATATTTGCGCCGAAGTATCTCGAGAACAAGTTGAAGTTCTTTCCAAGCATCAAGGAAGCGGTCGCCTTCGGCGATTCCAGGGAGTTCGTTTGCGCCATTCTCAATATCGACCTGACTGCGGTGGGGAGCTGGGCCGAACGCAACAACATTGCCTACGGCTCCTATCAGGAACTGGCGGGGCATCCGCTGGTCTACGACCTGGTGGCGAATAGCGTTGAAGAAGTGAACCGCTCCCTCGCGGAGGAAAAGGTGATGGCTGGCGCACAGATTCGCCGCTTTCTGATTCTGCATAAGGAGCTAGACGCAGACGATGGCGAATTGACACGCACGCAGAAAGTTCGCCGCGGATTTATCGCCGAGCGCTATGCGCCATTGGTCGCAGCGCTTTACGACGGTTCGCACGAAGCCGAAATTTCCACCGAAGTCACTTTTGAGGATGGCCGCAAAGGCGTGATCGCGGCGCGGGTAAAGATCCGCGACGTGCCGGCAATTGGCGCGACGGAACCCTTGGGGAGGGCCGCATGA
- a CDS encoding amidohydrolase family protein produces MSTWLSEREQRLVAGAEAASAATPIPTQIVSNGEYLPPPQSAVQKKVEARINELADVNGKHLGLSRRQFLHTSCGMAAAFLAMNDVYGNVFQVAPAEAREPELMQARAQGLAGQFIFDVQTHFVRDDFDHKELLGLADFASQHWNPKMKEEGVSSLARYKFQNYVKEIYYDSDTNMALLSGAPFDDPSWWLLSNEQIVKARELINDFAGSRRLLAHSVITPKQPGWMEEVDKAIEVYKPDSWKSYTIGDPLAPSKFPWRLDDEQVMYPFYEKAVKAGINTLCIHKGLLPPDYEKSFAGVWEYATAWDIGKAAKDWPQMNFVIYHSALRAFLELPDKAWAEFEQTGRIQWATDLAEIPQKYGVNNVYAELGTSFANSAVAHPKFCAALVGTLIKGMGVDHVMWGTDSVWYGSPQWQIEAMRRLEIPEDMQKKYGFAPLGDANSAVKQLIFAGNATRFYKIKLRAADTRMPAYSEDRLASLKNEYTQAAKAPSNLRYGYVRAA; encoded by the coding sequence ATGAGCACCTGGCTTAGCGAGCGAGAGCAGCGTCTTGTCGCGGGCGCGGAGGCCGCGTCGGCGGCAACGCCGATTCCCACGCAGATTGTTTCCAACGGCGAGTATCTGCCGCCCCCGCAGAGCGCCGTGCAAAAGAAGGTCGAGGCGCGGATCAACGAGCTCGCCGACGTCAACGGCAAGCACCTCGGCTTGAGCCGCAGGCAGTTCCTGCACACGAGCTGCGGCATGGCGGCGGCATTCCTCGCCATGAACGACGTCTACGGCAATGTTTTCCAGGTCGCGCCTGCGGAGGCGCGGGAGCCCGAATTGATGCAGGCGCGCGCGCAAGGCCTCGCCGGCCAGTTCATCTTCGATGTTCAGACCCATTTCGTGCGCGACGACTTCGATCACAAGGAGCTGTTGGGGCTGGCGGACTTTGCGAGCCAGCACTGGAATCCGAAGATGAAGGAGGAGGGCGTGTCCTCGCTCGCCCGCTACAAGTTCCAAAACTATGTGAAAGAGATCTACTACGACAGCGACACCAACATGGCGCTGTTGAGCGGCGCGCCATTCGACGATCCGAGCTGGTGGCTTCTTTCCAATGAGCAGATCGTCAAGGCACGCGAACTCATCAACGACTTCGCCGGCTCGCGCCGCCTGCTGGCGCATAGCGTCATCACCCCAAAGCAGCCCGGCTGGATGGAGGAGGTCGACAAGGCCATCGAGGTCTACAAGCCGGATTCCTGGAAGTCCTACACGATCGGCGATCCGCTGGCGCCCTCCAAATTCCCATGGCGGCTCGACGACGAGCAGGTGATGTATCCGTTTTACGAGAAAGCGGTAAAGGCCGGCATCAACACGCTGTGTATCCACAAGGGGCTGCTGCCGCCCGATTACGAGAAGTCGTTCGCCGGCGTGTGGGAATACGCAACCGCATGGGACATCGGAAAGGCTGCCAAGGACTGGCCGCAGATGAATTTCGTGATCTATCACTCGGCGCTGCGGGCGTTCCTCGAGCTGCCGGACAAGGCGTGGGCGGAGTTCGAGCAGACCGGCCGCATCCAGTGGGCCACGGATCTCGCGGAAATCCCGCAGAAGTACGGCGTCAACAATGTGTATGCCGAGCTCGGCACGTCCTTTGCCAACTCAGCAGTCGCGCATCCCAAGTTCTGTGCCGCGCTGGTCGGCACATTGATCAAGGGCATGGGAGTCGACCACGTGATGTGGGGCACTGACTCGGTCTGGTACGGCTCACCGCAGTGGCAGATCGAGGCGATGCGCCGGCTTGAAATCCCGGAGGACATGCAGAAGAAATACGGCTTTGCGCCGCTCGGCGACGCTAACAGCGCCGTCAAGCAACTGATCTTCGCGGGCAACGCAACCAGGTTCTACAAGATCAAGCTGAGGGCGGCTGATACCAGGATGCCGGCCTATTCCGAGGACCGTCTCGCTTCGCTCAAGAACGAGTATACGCAGGCCGCCAAGGCGCCCTCGAACCTGCGCTACGGCTACGTTCGCGCCGCGTAA
- a CDS encoding complex I NDUFA9 subunit family protein, which translates to MVATNGQTVTVFGGTGFLGRRIVQHLRSSGFPVRIASRHPDHGYTLPGADDPQLQSLEANIHDERSVADALAGAYGAVNAVSLYVERGAETFHSVHVEAARRVAIQAHRAGVKRLVHISGIGSDATSQSRYIRKRGEGELAVRAAFAEATLIRPAVMFGPDDAFLVVILKLLRQLPIYPVFGRGETRLQPAYVDDVADAIGRIMQRAETPGMFEFGGPRVYSYKELLRAVAQQAGLAPRLLPIPFAAWHALAWASEMLRIPFLTRNQVELMQIDTVTSPDMPGFAELGISPHSVEAILQKMLSNSGG; encoded by the coding sequence ATGGTGGCAACGAACGGTCAGACCGTCACCGTGTTCGGCGGAACCGGCTTTCTGGGCCGCCGCATCGTTCAACATCTGCGCTCAAGCGGATTTCCCGTTCGGATCGCGTCAAGGCATCCGGATCACGGTTACACCTTGCCTGGTGCTGATGATCCGCAACTTCAATCCCTAGAGGCCAACATTCACGACGAGCGGTCGGTCGCGGATGCGCTTGCCGGCGCCTACGGCGCTGTAAATGCGGTCAGTCTTTACGTGGAGCGCGGAGCGGAGACTTTTCATTCCGTTCATGTCGAGGCCGCCCGGCGGGTAGCAATTCAAGCGCACAGGGCCGGAGTCAAAAGACTCGTCCACATTTCAGGAATCGGCTCCGATGCCACCTCCCAATCGCGCTACATCCGAAAGCGTGGCGAGGGCGAACTCGCGGTCCGGGCCGCGTTCGCCGAGGCAACTTTGATCCGTCCGGCGGTGATGTTCGGACCGGACGACGCGTTTCTCGTCGTCATCCTCAAGCTGCTCCGCCAGCTTCCCATCTATCCGGTGTTCGGCCGCGGCGAGACCAGATTGCAGCCCGCCTATGTGGATGATGTTGCGGACGCGATTGGCCGGATCATGCAGCGCGCCGAGACGCCGGGGATGTTCGAGTTCGGCGGCCCTCGCGTCTACTCTTACAAGGAGTTGCTTAGAGCCGTGGCGCAGCAAGCCGGACTTGCGCCTCGGCTGCTTCCGATCCCGTTTGCCGCCTGGCATGCATTGGCATGGGCCTCCGAAATGCTCCGGATACCATTCCTGACGCGCAATCAAGTGGAGCTGATGCAAATCGACACCGTGACATCGCCGGATATGCCTGGATTTGCCGAGCTTGGGATATCGCCGCACTCGGTCGAGGCAATACTCCAGAAGATGCTGTCGAATTCCGGAGGATGA
- a CDS encoding phosphatase PAP2 family protein, with protein sequence MHDACIACWDAKYAYWRIRPSQLDPELKTLFPPPNHPSYPAAHGCISSAAAVVLARLFPGDADTLLAIGKEAADARMYAGIHYRSDIDAGQALGRAVAEKVLARAPVR encoded by the coding sequence ATGCATGATGCTTGCATCGCTTGCTGGGATGCAAAGTACGCCTACTGGCGTATCAGGCCATCGCAGCTCGACCCGGAGCTCAAGACGCTATTCCCGCCGCCGAACCATCCGAGCTACCCGGCGGCGCATGGCTGCATTTCGTCCGCAGCGGCTGTCGTGCTCGCTCGTTTGTTTCCAGGTGACGCCGACACGCTTTTGGCCATCGGCAAAGAGGCAGCAGACGCGCGCATGTATGCAGGCATTCACTACCGGTCTGATATCGACGCCGGGCAAGCGCTCGGTCGAGCCGTCGCCGAAAAGGTTCTAGCGCGAGCGCCAGTCCGTTGA
- a CDS encoding cupin domain-containing protein: MRKFLMTASLIAFSLPAMAQDRPARVTTDALVWKENPAFPKGVQLATLVGDPMKAGDVVVMRIKFPPNFQMPPHTHPYSEVVTVISGNVGSSHGETFEKKGELLKPGSLWVYPAKHPHYAWTGNEEGILQVQFVGPGGIDYVNPADDPRKK; encoded by the coding sequence ATGAGAAAGTTCTTGATGACAGCGAGCTTGATCGCGTTCTCTCTCCCGGCGATGGCGCAAGATAGGCCAGCGCGGGTCACCACTGATGCCCTTGTGTGGAAGGAGAACCCCGCCTTTCCCAAAGGTGTCCAGCTCGCAACGCTAGTGGGCGACCCAATGAAAGCGGGGGACGTCGTTGTGATGCGCATCAAATTTCCTCCTAATTTTCAGATGCCGCCGCACACTCACCCTTATTCCGAGGTCGTGACCGTCATAAGCGGCAACGTCGGGAGTAGTCACGGCGAAACGTTTGAGAAGAAAGGCGAGCTGTTAAAACCGGGCTCTTTGTGGGTATATCCGGCAAAGCACCCTCACTACGCCTGGACCGGAAATGAGGAGGGTATTCTCCAAGTTCAGTTTGTCGGGCCTGGGGGCATCGATTACGTCAATCCAGCAGACGATCCGCGCAAGAAGTAA